A section of the Cytophagia bacterium CHB2 genome encodes:
- a CDS encoding ADP-ribosylglycohydrolase family protein, with product DPSQSTLAVVPSLSEAIINREYNYGNVAPETFALTLAIVKQTRGEFEAAMMMATTFAKTADSVPAFVGALCGAMAKHDILPSSWGTRLQELRGLCIPALCGVDYIALVEQLADLAQARGVA from the coding sequence GATCCCTCACAATCCACACTGGCTGTTGTGCCATCATTGAGCGAGGCGATCATCAATCGCGAGTACAACTATGGCAACGTTGCGCCGGAAACCTTTGCGCTAACCCTGGCCATTGTTAAGCAAACGCGCGGCGAGTTTGAAGCGGCCATGATGATGGCAACAACTTTTGCGAAAACGGCTGATTCTGTGCCGGCATTTGTGGGCGCGCTGTGTGGCGCAATGGCCAAACATGATATTCTGCCGTCGAGTTGGGGCACGCGCCTGCAAGAATTGCGGGGTCTGTGCATTCCTGCTTTGTGCGGAGTTGATTATATCGCACTCGTTGAACAGCTTGCCGATTTGGCGCAAGCGAGGGGTGTTGCGTGA